One segment of Curtobacterium poinsettiae DNA contains the following:
- a CDS encoding AAA family ATPase → MPPATTEHTAPEHDPTSSDGSDLRDAFGRVRTEVAKAVVGQEGAVSGMIVGLLAQGHVLLEGVPGVAKTLLVRSLAAAMTLDTKRIQFTPDLMPGDVTGSLVYDASTGTFPFREGPVFTNVLLADEVNRTPPKTQSALLEAMEERQVSVDGDARALPDPFFVAATMNPIEFEGTYTLPEAQLDRFLMKLTLDIPPRDVEWQVLRRHADGFVPRDVRSAGITPVVGVDEVVRAQRAVRGVGARDDVLAYIVDLARATRQAPSVRVGVSPRGATALLAAAKAWAWLTGYDAITPDHVQAMALPVWRHRLRVAADAELEGVGADGVLQQVLEQVRVPI, encoded by the coding sequence CTGCCCCCTGCCACCACCGAACACACCGCACCGGAACACGACCCCACGTCCTCGGACGGTTCCGACCTGCGCGACGCGTTCGGCCGGGTCCGCACCGAGGTCGCCAAGGCCGTCGTCGGCCAGGAGGGCGCGGTCTCCGGCATGATCGTCGGACTCCTCGCACAGGGGCACGTGCTGCTCGAGGGCGTCCCCGGTGTCGCGAAGACCCTGCTCGTCCGCAGCCTCGCCGCCGCGATGACGCTCGACACGAAGCGCATCCAATTCACCCCGGACCTGATGCCCGGCGACGTCACCGGGTCGCTCGTCTACGACGCCTCGACCGGCACGTTCCCGTTCCGCGAGGGTCCCGTCTTCACGAACGTCCTGCTCGCCGACGAGGTCAACCGCACGCCGCCGAAGACCCAGTCGGCCCTGCTCGAGGCGATGGAGGAACGCCAGGTGAGCGTCGACGGCGACGCCCGGGCGCTGCCGGACCCCTTCTTCGTCGCCGCGACGATGAACCCGATCGAGTTCGAGGGCACGTACACGCTGCCCGAGGCGCAGCTCGACCGCTTCCTGATGAAGCTGACCCTCGACATCCCGCCGCGCGACGTCGAGTGGCAGGTGCTCCGACGCCACGCCGACGGATTCGTGCCGCGCGACGTCCGGTCGGCCGGCATCACCCCGGTGGTCGGCGTCGACGAGGTGGTCCGTGCGCAGCGTGCCGTCCGCGGTGTCGGGGCCCGCGACGACGTGCTCGCGTACATCGTCGACCTCGCCCGCGCCACCCGGCAGGCACCGTCCGTCCGCGTCGGCGTGAGCCCCCGCGGTGCGACGGCACTGCTCGCGGCCGCCAAGGCCTGGGCGTGGCTCACCGGCTACGACGCGATCACCCCGGACCACGTGCAGGCCATGGCCCTGCCGGTCTGGCGGCACCGCCTGCGGGTCGCCGCCGACGCGGAGCTCGAGGGCGTCGGCGCCGACGGCGTGCTCCAGCAGGTGCTCGAGCAGGTGCGGGTGCCGATCTAG
- a CDS encoding DUF4350 domain-containing protein codes for MTTDNATRTSAGPARAHAPAPAEGRRFRVGFWVAIVLVGVLLAALTALVQGTDPDAPRALDPTSTTASGSAALVRVLEQRGTAVSVTDTVDGVGGIDGGTVFIDDADGALDPAVAERIARTARHVVVVGTSGAGLEALGLRVDPAVQVDGDATVSTASCGIPAAASAARVTTAGSGYTVHDDAAERCTPTGEGGSRVWGLVRTATPGGDVTLLGTTSAFRNDTIATAGNAALALGLLGADERLVWYNPAVGTPDAAPTLGELAPPWVPSALALLALVAVAAGVWRGRRLGPLVVERLPVVVRAAETTEGRARMYARTRDRTHALDTLRVAAVRRIGRMLGLPRSAHVDEVVRTAAQATGIPHTRVGALLVGGTTDDDRALVDGTAALDDLERAVRRATSGDRPTSDPDRPGARP; via the coding sequence ATGACGACCGACAACGCCACGCGGACGAGCGCCGGGCCGGCGCGGGCTCACGCTCCGGCTCCGGCCGAGGGACGCCGGTTCCGCGTCGGGTTCTGGGTCGCCATCGTCCTGGTCGGCGTCCTGCTCGCCGCCCTGACCGCCCTCGTGCAGGGCACCGACCCGGACGCACCGCGCGCACTCGACCCGACCTCGACGACGGCCAGTGGTTCGGCCGCCCTGGTCCGGGTGCTCGAGCAACGGGGCACCGCGGTCTCCGTCACCGACACCGTCGACGGCGTCGGCGGCATCGACGGCGGCACGGTGTTCATCGACGACGCGGACGGTGCGCTCGACCCGGCCGTCGCGGAACGCATCGCCCGCACGGCCCGGCACGTCGTGGTCGTGGGCACGAGCGGCGCCGGACTCGAGGCACTCGGACTCCGGGTCGACCCGGCGGTCCAGGTCGACGGTGACGCCACCGTCTCGACGGCCTCGTGCGGGATCCCGGCGGCGGCCTCGGCAGCCCGGGTCACCACCGCCGGCTCCGGGTACACCGTGCACGACGACGCCGCCGAACGGTGCACGCCGACGGGCGAGGGCGGCTCCCGGGTCTGGGGCCTCGTGCGCACCGCCACGCCCGGCGGCGACGTCACGCTGCTCGGCACCACCTCGGCGTTCCGGAACGACACGATCGCCACCGCCGGGAACGCCGCGCTCGCCCTCGGCCTGCTCGGCGCCGACGAGCGGCTCGTCTGGTACAACCCGGCCGTCGGCACCCCCGACGCCGCTCCGACCCTCGGCGAGCTCGCCCCGCCGTGGGTCCCGAGCGCGCTCGCTCTGCTCGCCCTCGTCGCCGTGGCGGCCGGCGTCTGGCGGGGCCGACGGCTCGGCCCCCTCGTCGTCGAACGGTTGCCCGTCGTCGTCCGTGCTGCCGAGACCACCGAGGGGCGCGCCCGGATGTACGCCCGCACCCGCGACCGCACCCACGCCCTCGACACCCTGCGCGTCGCCGCCGTCCGCCGCATCGGCAGGATGCTCGGTCTGCCCCGCTCGGCACACGTCGACGAGGTCGTCCGGACCGCGGCCCAGGCCACCGGCATCCCGCACACCCGTGTCGGAGCCCTGCTCGTCGGCGGGACCACCGACGACGACCGTGCGCTCGTCGACGGCACCGCCGCCCTCGACGACCTCGAACGCGCCGTCCGCCGGGCGACCTCCGGCGACCGACCGACCTCCGACCCCGACCGACCAGGAGCACGACCGTGA
- a CDS encoding DUF58 domain-containing protein, with translation MAVSGRFVALLAVALVPTVLLGSGWAGLAWVGVVLLAAALDVVLAADLRRVRVERRMPRLARRDSTADGTLVLANDGARTIRGVVRDMWEPSAGHRPRRIRMTVPAGERRTARMRFTPFRRGRRRTTGVAVRSFGPLGLAARQRVVAAPGELVVTPPFRSRRHLPSRLARLRELDGETTLQLRGHGTEFDSLRDYVRGDDVRSIDWRATARRQDLVVRTWRPERDRRVVVVVDAGRAGAGRVTDEPRLDTFIESALLLGALAAAAGDRVDLVVLDDTAHDRVHGATRADVVQRFGEALAMAEPGLAATDWASVPALVDSITTSRAMVVLASSLDSVGASGDLLAVLPRLSRRHAVVVTSIEDPAVQRMARGGVDPTTAIRTARGGRVPGLPTGAERDVYRRAAAERTLLDADGAADVARRSGAEVVRGAPADVPPLVADAYIRAKATGRL, from the coding sequence GTGGCGGTCTCCGGCCGGTTCGTCGCGCTCCTCGCCGTCGCCCTCGTGCCCACCGTGCTGCTCGGCAGTGGGTGGGCCGGTCTGGCGTGGGTCGGGGTGGTGCTGCTCGCCGCGGCGCTCGACGTCGTGCTCGCCGCCGACCTGCGACGGGTCCGCGTCGAGCGTCGGATGCCGCGGCTCGCTCGGCGCGACAGCACCGCGGACGGCACCCTCGTGCTCGCCAACGACGGCGCCCGGACGATCCGCGGTGTGGTCCGGGACATGTGGGAGCCGTCGGCCGGACACCGTCCCCGTCGGATCCGGATGACGGTCCCCGCCGGGGAACGTCGGACCGCCCGGATGCGGTTCACGCCGTTCCGTCGTGGTCGCCGCCGCACCACCGGGGTCGCCGTGCGGTCCTTCGGTCCCCTGGGCCTCGCCGCACGGCAGCGGGTCGTCGCGGCCCCGGGCGAACTGGTCGTGACGCCGCCGTTCCGCTCCCGGCGGCACCTGCCGTCACGGTTGGCACGTCTTCGTGAGCTCGACGGCGAGACCACGCTGCAGCTCCGCGGGCACGGCACCGAGTTCGACTCACTGCGCGACTACGTGCGCGGCGACGACGTGCGGTCGATCGACTGGCGCGCGACCGCGCGGCGGCAGGACCTCGTCGTCCGCACCTGGCGACCCGAACGCGACCGGCGCGTCGTCGTCGTGGTCGACGCGGGCCGGGCGGGTGCCGGCCGCGTCACCGACGAGCCCCGACTCGACACGTTCATCGAGTCGGCGCTGCTCCTCGGCGCCCTCGCGGCTGCCGCCGGTGACCGCGTCGACCTGGTGGTCCTCGACGACACGGCACACGACCGCGTGCACGGCGCCACCCGCGCCGACGTCGTGCAGCGCTTCGGCGAGGCCCTCGCGATGGCCGAACCCGGGCTCGCCGCGACCGACTGGGCATCCGTGCCCGCGCTCGTCGACTCGATCACGACCTCGCGCGCCATGGTCGTCCTCGCCTCGAGCCTCGACTCCGTCGGTGCCTCGGGCGACCTGCTCGCCGTGCTCCCCCGGCTGTCCCGGCGGCACGCGGTCGTCGTGACGAGCATCGAGGACCCGGCCGTCCAGCGGATGGCGCGCGGCGGGGTGGACCCGACCACGGCGATCCGCACCGCGCGCGGCGGACGGGTGCCGGGCCTCCCCACCGGCGCGGAGCGCGACGTCTACCGACGCGCGGCCGCCGAGCGCACCCTGCTGGACGCGGACGGTGCGGCCGACGTCGCACGGCGCTCCGGCGCCGAGGTCGTGCGCGGCGCACCGGCGGACGTCCCGCCGCTCGTCGCGGACGCCTACATCCGTGCGAAGGCC